Sequence from the Lepidochelys kempii isolate rLepKem1 chromosome 7, rLepKem1.hap2, whole genome shotgun sequence genome:
AATTTAAAGATGCAGAACACTGTTTCTTTACTATGGGCATCCATTTCATTCACCACACATACAGAGTTAGTATTCTCCTGCAAGTCTTCCTTTCATACACAGTTCTTTCCATATGACATAATGATATAAGCAGTACTTTTCTGATGTTCCAGACATTTAAGATTCTCAACAATTTTTATAACCATCTAGGCAATGTGATAAACCCGAAGGAATAAAAAATCCTAAAGTCTCAATCCAGAAAGTTTCTCCTCTTACCACATTTCTTACATATTCTTAAATTTTCTAGTTTGAGACTTTAGGTATTTTTAGTCCTTCaggtctgtcagggttccctccccactctgaactctagggtacagatgtggagacccgcatgaaagaccccctacgcttatttctaccagcttaggttaaaaacttccccaagacacgaattcttccttgtccttggaacagtatcgctgccaccaccaagtgagttagacaaagatttaggaaaaggaccacttggagttcctgtttccccaaaatatgccCCCAAGGCCcctcaccctctttcctggggaggcttgagagtaaagGTGAGTACAGACCAGatccttgggtttttaggacactaaaaacccaatcagattcttaaaaacagaacatttattataaagaaaaaaaaaagtaaaagaaacacctctgtaaaatcaggatggaagataattttacagggtaataagatttaaaacacagaggattcccctctaggcaaaactttaaagttacaaaaaaacaacaaccaggaataaaccttcctcttagcatagggaaaattcacaagctaaaacaaaagatactctaacacattttcttgctattacttactatttctgtaattttatatgtatcattcagtaggagctggattacttgcttggtctctctctttgtctccggagagaacaacaaaagcacaaacaaaaaccctccacccccacagatttgaaagtatcttctttccccattggtccttctgttCAGGTGTCAACTAGGTTAATGGCactgattaaccctttacaggtaaaggagggattttatgctactcttagttgtatgtttatgacaaggtCTATCATATTGCCTAGATGGTTATAAAAATTAAGAGAATCTTAAATCTGCCTGCGTCTGCTATACACTTACAAATGTTGATAAAATTTTGTTACAGAAGATGAGATCACATGAGCTGCATAAACTCTGGCACTGTCACGTTTTGTAGAAGAACTCCCACAAGCTTTTCAGAGCAGCAGAATTTTCTAAATTAATGTGTGGTCCTAGTCTGAGAAGTGGCTGTGAGAAGGTGCCATGTTTGCTTAGCTGATTTGCTCCAGGTACATATTTAGACACAGCTGCTGACTTTAAGAACTAAACTAACAttttgcagctttttttttttcctctggtcagcCCTGCAAAGCCAAACATGCTCATAGGGAGCAATCTGTATTCCTTTTATGTATCTTCAGCAGAGGAGTTTACTAATATTTAGTCAGTCCTatctgtgtaactccactgaaagcaCTGAGTTAGCACAAGTGATTCAGATGGCATCATATAAAGACATGATGTGGGTTTGTACAGGGCCTAATTTGGGACCTTTATTACAGGTAATGTATGAGAAGCAGAGGGAGCGGCTGGGTTCTCAGATACCAGATTGAATCTGCAAGAACTAAATATCTCTGCCTGTACATTGAGCACATCTGTTCAGAAATCTGGAGACAGAGCACCGTATGCCATTTATATGGTTACTTTTCAGAACAGAATCAGACTTTACTTCTTGCAACTCTCCTGAAGTTCACGCTAGTTTCTTACTGTCCTTTGTATTATGCACCAGATCCACAAACTCCAAGATGCGCTTTTGTCCGGAATGTAGATGTGACAGGAATGGAGTTTGTTAAAACAGCCACTCCAGAAACAGCCAGCAGTTGTATGACAGAAACAGGGTTAAGTACTATAGGAAGTCTTCGCTTCAGGGTACAAAGTTATTTGTGACTCTGTGACCGTGACCTTTTTGGGGCAAAAAATCTCTGCATTTATCTTATATGCATTTGGGTAGCAGAGTAGGATACTATGTGTGACAAGCATTTGTTCCCCACATCAGATGCTTCAGCTAGCGCCTCATTTATTTCCTTTATCTACCCAAAGGAAGTTCATAATAGTTAAGTAATGAGAACGTTTAGTCCTTATCCACACAGTGTTCGGAACAATGCTAGCTCCAGCCCTGATCAGAATGGCTGATGCTAGCGGTGCTCTAACACTGTGTGCTGACTCTAGACCCGATTTTCTCCCCTTAAAAATGGTGCTTTTTCCCTCTGCAGGCTGGGTTCTtttaggcctgatttttcagaaatgctgagcctACATTTAAACTGGCATTAAGTCTTTGTCTTCATAATAGCTCTCTTTGCTCAGCACACAAGATCCTGCTCCGCAGCCGGTCAAAGGGCTCCCAGGAGGAGCGGGACGGTGGCAGTTGAGGCAGGGTAGATGCGGGGCGGGTGGGCGGCAGGACCAGGTTTTCAGCATGAGGAGCCAAGACACGGGCACTGAGCTGTGTGCACAGGAGGGCACGGGCCGCAGCAGCGGACCGGAGGCGAGAAAAGTCCCGTCCCCGGCAGCTGCCCAACGCCTCCCCTGCCCTCGCGCCCCCTTTCCGAACAAGAGGGAGCAGTTGCAGGTGCCGAGGTGAGGCGCCCCGAGAGGCGAAGAACCGGGGGGAGGCGACTCCTGAGGCCTGGCGGTGGAGGCAGGAAGCGGGGGTTGATTTTCTCTCGCCCGGCTCCTGTTTCTCCCTGGGTGTATTTTCGACCCCGCGCCCTTCCTCCGAAATGTCCCTCTGCTCTGCGCCGGCCCTGAGCCCGGGCTCCTCTCTCTTCCCGCCTCCGCCGGTCCCAGAGCCGCCATTTTGTGCCCGCGCCCCCGGCGCCGCGCTGTCCAGTCACTTAGCAGCCCTGGACCCCGGCCCGCCTCGCAGGCAGCcgccccgggccgggccgggccgggccgcgagCTCCGCCTCTCCCCGGGGAGCCGTGCACAGGGCGCCCCACCGCGGCGGGGTCGGATCCCCATGGCAACGCGGCGGCCTGAGGGGGAGGGAGCCCAGCAACCGTGACCAGGCCCCCGCGGCGCGCGGCTGGGCAGCATCGCGCACGCGCAGAGCCGAGTCGACCCCTCCCGCCGGGCGCGCCCCGAGCTGCGACAGTAACAAAGGTGCCGCCCCTGCTACTCCCCGGAAGCCCCAACGTAGCGCCCAGCCCCCTCTCCGGCTTCGCACTGGCCCCGCTGGGCCGCCGTAGGGGGTGGGCCGTGTGGCTGGCTCTTATTGGCcacgaggaggaggagctgctcgCTGATTGGTCGGTGGGGCTTCTCCCCTCAGAAAGCGGGCGAGGAGGGCAGCGTGTGGGTTTGGGCACGCTGGAAGCGCGGGGACGGTTCGGTTCGGTTCTCACCCACCCTGTCGGCCAGGCCTTGCGAGGGCGGCGAGCGCCTTTGTAGCGCGCTCCCAGGCCGGCCCGCGCTGCGCATGCGCAGAGCTCGCAGCCCCGGCGCGCGGCGGACGGGCCCCGTTGGCGCGGAGCCCGCCGCGCCAGGAGCTGCGCCCGCcgctggctgcagggggaggctccGGCGCCGGCGGGACCCGCTGGGCTCCGGGGCCCGCGGACAGCCCGCAGGGTAACGGGCGCTCACCGCTCTGGCGGGCTCGCGGGTCCGGGCCGCTCCCGGAGCCTGCCTGGCCTGTCTCCGGGGCCAGCCGCAAGCCTTCGCCGCCGCCGCTCCACGGCCTGCGCGGTCTCCCCTCCCGGGTCCGCGCGTGGCTCGCATGGCCCAGCTCGGGGGCGGGAGGGCGGCCGCGCCCGCGGCGTTTGAAAGAACCGTGTTCAAGAACGCTTCTGAGCACCACTACGTGAAGGTTTGCTTGTAAGttcggctccccccccccatttttgacCACAACGTCCCTTTTGAGGTGCATGGACTTGAATAATCAGGCTTCGTGTGAACGTTGTTCGTTTCAGAGAATTTCAAGAAGGTGGAGTTAGATTGAACGCTGCTCATTTCAAGCAACTTATCCTTTCAGCACTGAAGGACTTGCATGGGGAGGTACGGGATCACTGACTGTGTGCCTGACGATTGCGCTTTTCTGAATTCCTTGTAAATATAACTtcatggatttttgt
This genomic interval carries:
- the RPP14 gene encoding ribonuclease P protein subunit p14 isoform X1, whose translation is MRSQDTGTELCAQEGTGRSSGPEARKVPSPAAAQRLPCPRAPFPNKREQLQVPREFQEGGVRLNAAHFKQLILSALKDLHGEVGAALPVDVLTYEEKTLSAILRVSSSGLVKLWSALTLLGSYQNRKCAFRVIQTSPFLLALSGNSRELVLD